In Candidatus Defluviilinea proxima, a single genomic region encodes these proteins:
- a CDS encoding MerR family transcriptional regulator: MDIQKEKLTIQEVAKATGLTPHTLRYYERIGLIHPINREENTRRCYTADDVGWINFLLKLRATGMSIKDMQRYAELQRQGDETLPERVEMLMALRDKVESHIDEMNEHLKLIHYKIDYYSKVVEEQMLEKA; this comes from the coding sequence ATGGATATCCAAAAAGAAAAACTCACCATTCAAGAAGTTGCCAAAGCGACGGGGTTGACGCCCCACACGCTCCGCTACTACGAGCGTATCGGGCTGATCCACCCCATCAATCGAGAGGAAAACACCCGCCGTTGTTACACCGCAGACGATGTCGGCTGGATCAACTTCCTTCTCAAACTGCGCGCCACAGGCATGTCCATTAAGGATATGCAACGGTATGCGGAACTGCAACGGCAGGGCGATGAAACTCTCCCTGAACGTGTGGAGATGCTGATGGCGCTTCGGGATAAGGTCGAGTCTCATATTGATGAGATGAACGAACACTTGAAACTGATCCACTACAAGATTGATTATTACTCAAAGGTTGTTGAAGAACAAATGCTTGAAAAGGCTTGA